DNA sequence from the Lycium barbarum isolate Lr01 chromosome 5, ASM1917538v2, whole genome shotgun sequence genome:
ccaaatatataaaaataacttgattagaatatcattatctttaggcaaataaaaaaattatagtcaaaatatttatataaaaataacttgattagaatatcattatctttaggcaaacaaaaaaattatagtcaaaatattttcaagttcTTTTTTTACAGATTTGGCCCGAAAAAGATGATTCAAATAATTGTTgaacttaaaaagtaaaaaatatatattttatcctttAAAAAATGTCATATGGACAAAAAAATCCATGTGGCAGCGCGTGTAGACCACCTCCATGAGTTGTCAGCGTCCAGGGGGTCGTGCCTATCATATTTTCAAGTTTAAGGGGGTAATTAGGCCAACGTAAAGTTTAAGTGTACACTGAGTAAAAATTGACAAGTTCAGGGTCCTAGACCCTTCTGCCATTTTTGATAGCATTATTATTGTTCCTTTTCTGCATAGCGGCAATAACTGCTTCCCATACAAATGCTAACACAGCCTCTACTCGAGAAGTTGAACAATCTGCATTTGTTTTCAGAGCCAAAATATTGGACTCATCGAACACGAATCTTCTTGCTGCCATTTTTGGTGGAATTTGATCTTTTTTCCCAAATTTAAACACCGAAAAATTGTGGACCTCTTTTGGTGGAAAAACGGAAGTACAATCCATGAACAAATTGTCTGAAATATTAATGCTGTCATTTTTCTCAAGACAAACGCTTGCCCAAGTGTTGAGGAAGGTGGCAATGGAAGAACCATCAGCTATAAGGTGACTAATACAGACACCTATTGCAATTCCACCACAATCAAAACAGTTTATTTGTAGTGCCAACAAGACATTGTCATCTGATCTTGTCAATGGATTCATTGGTAGTAATTTTCTCAGGACTTGAATTTTCACGTTCTTAAGCACATTTGACATGTCTTCATGAACTTTGGCACGTAAAAAATCAATACCTTGGCCGTTGCAGTCTACTGTAAATCCATCCTTTACTCTTCCTGCAAGTGGGTTCATGTGATTTAAGGTTTTTGAGAGGGATACTTTAAGAGAatcaaaaatattttccaaattacTGCTTGAGTTCTTGTGGTAGAAGAGAACGAAAGTAGTGTAACAATTTGGAGCCTTTTGATCTAAAAGAGAGAGCTTGTGGCTGATAGGGCTCTTAGGACTTGGAGAAGACGGTTTGATTATTTCTTTAGAGATGATCTCAACTTTGATATCCATTTTCCGTCACTGAGAATATGTTGATTTAGTTTTCTTGTACAACTTTAGACCCTCTCAAAGAATTGTTTATAAGCAGAGTATTATGCGCATATTATGTTTCTTGAAAGTGACCTTTGTCTGCATATAAGCAGAGCAAAGTGAGGATAAGAGATTCCAAGGAATACAAAACTGTAATGAAAGTGACCTTCAACTTCACGCCAAAAGAGTCTTAATGCCGGCAGAGTCATCAACAAATGTGGTAGACTGGATAAGGTTTTTCCACCTATTAGAGTCTTGTATTCGAGTTGTAGAAATGGACAGACTTCTAAGTTCTAATAGAGAGATATTCCCTGTACGACACGAGTTCTAATTAGTCAAAATCAGTAAGCTTCGAATACCGATCGAATGATTAAACAAAAGGACACTTAAAGCTG
Encoded proteins:
- the LOC132642388 gene encoding stemmadenine O-acetyltransferase-like; protein product: MDIKVEIISKEIIKPSSPSPKSPISHKLSLLDQKAPNCYTTFVLFYHKNSSSNLENIFDSLKVSLSKTLNHMNPLAGRVKDGFTVDCNGQGIDFLRAKVHEDMSNVLKNVKIQVLRKLLPMNPLTRSDDNVLLALQINCFDCGGIAIGVCISHLIADGSSIATFLNTWASVCLEKNDSINISDNLFMDCTSVFPPKEVHNFSVFKFGKKDQIPPKMAARRFVFDESNILALKTNADCSTSRVEAVLAFVWEAVIAAMQKRNNNNAIKNGRRV